A window from Deltaproteobacteria bacterium encodes these proteins:
- a CDS encoding PAS domain S-box protein, giving the protein MTGLETLEAEHKRAEEELKEAHQYTRQLIEASLDALMTISAEGKITDLNQATELITGVSRKEIIGTHFSDYFTDPDAANRGYQQVFRHNYVRDYPLEIKHRDGRVTPVLYNASVYKDAQGRATGIFAAARDITVRKRLESQLRQAQKMEAIGTLAGGIAHDFNNILMAIIGFAELTRDDVPEGSLARANLDEVLKAGRRAKDLVKQILTFSRRTEQERMPLQIHRIVKEALKLLRASLPTTIEIRQKIDSKCGAVLADPTQIHEVVMNLCTNAYHAMRQNGSVLEVSLRNAAMSSSRQAQRGDVLKPTGAIRN; this is encoded by the coding sequence GTGACTGGGTTAGAGACATTGGAAGCAGAGCACAAGCGGGCGGAGGAAGAGCTGAAGGAAGCGCACCAATATACACGCCAGCTCATTGAAGCCAGCCTGGATGCTTTGATGACGATCTCGGCCGAGGGCAAGATTACCGATCTAAACCAGGCAACGGAATTGATCACAGGGGTGTCCCGAAAGGAGATCATCGGGACGCATTTTTCAGACTATTTCACCGACCCGGATGCAGCGAACAGGGGCTACCAACAAGTCTTCCGGCATAACTATGTCCGAGACTATCCTCTTGAGATCAAACATCGTGACGGAAGAGTTACACCTGTCCTTTACAATGCGTCTGTTTATAAGGATGCACAAGGGCGCGCAACCGGGATTTTCGCTGCTGCAAGAGACATCACTGTGCGCAAAAGGCTGGAGAGCCAACTGCGTCAGGCGCAAAAGATGGAGGCAATCGGGACGCTGGCCGGCGGTATTGCCCATGACTTTAACAACATCCTCATGGCCATAATTGGATTTGCTGAGTTGACCAGGGACGATGTGCCTGAAGGGAGCCTGGCCCGAGCCAACCTGGACGAAGTGTTGAAGGCGGGGAGGCGCGCTAAAGACCTGGTGAAGCAGATTCTTACGTTTAGCCGTCGGACTGAACAGGAACGTATGCCCTTGCAGATTCATCGCATTGTGAAGGAGGCCCTCAAACTGCTGCGGGCATCGTTGCCGACAACTATCGAGATTCGTCAGAAGATCGACAGCAAGTGCGGGGCGGTTTTGGCCGACCCGACCCAGATACACGAGGTGGTGATGAATCTTTGCACCAATGCCTATCATGCCATGCGCCAGAATGGGAGCGTGCTGGAAGTGAGCCTTCGGAATGCGGCGATGTCTTCAAGTCGACAGGCGCAACGGGGCGATGTTCTCAAGCCGACAGGCGCTATACGGAATTAG